The Streptomyces aurantiacus genome includes a region encoding these proteins:
- a CDS encoding AAA family ATPase, whose protein sequence is MHLKALTLRGFKSFASATTLRFEPGITCVVGPNGSGKSNVVDALSWVMGEQGAKSLRGGKMEDVIFAGTTGRPPLGRAEVSLTIDNSDGALPIEYAEVTITRIMFRNGGSEYQINGDTCRLLDIQELLSDSGIGREMHVIVGQGQLDSVLHADPMGRRAFIEEAAGVLKHRKRKEKALRKLEAMKANLARVQDLTDELRRQLKPLGRQAAVARRAAVIQADLRDARLRLLADDLVRLRGALRAEVADEAALKERKEAAEAELKKALQQEALLEDEVRRLAPRLQRAQQTWYELSQLAERVRGTVSLADARVKSATAQPPEERRGRDPEDMEREAARVREQEAELEAALEAAEHALEDTVEHRAELERELAVEERRLKDVARAIADRREGLARLNGQVNAARSRAASAQSEIDRLAAARDEAEDRAVAAQEEYEQLKAEVDGLDAGDEELAARHEAARSALADAESALTAAREAVTSAERRRAATHARREALALGLRRKDGSGALLAAKDRLSGLLGPAAGLLSVTPGHEVAVAAAFGAAADAIAVTTPASAAEAIRMLRKQDAGRAALLLAGAPEPTDAPGGPASSTADGTGHAPAPDALAGSRGSGGVRGDGAGGEDGRGGEVGGGAGRLSGEGVGARYSGAAPDDVGTAGVHGQARADGPPFAADLVRGPSDLMPAVRRLLRGIVVVGTLEDAEDLVYARPWLTAVTAEGDLLGAHFAQGGSAGAPSLLEVQASVDEAAAELAELGVLCEELAGAQRRATELRGERVALVEELGERRRAGERERSQVAQQLGRLAGQARGAAGEAERSAAAAARAQEALDRAVEEAQELAERLAVAEEMPVEEEPDTSVRDRLAADGANARQTEMEARLQARTHEERVKGLAGRADSLDRAARAEREARARAEQRRARLRHEAAVAEAVAAGARQLLTHVEVSLGRADEERTAAESAKARREQDLVVARNQGRDLKAELDKLTDSVHRGEVLGAEKRLRIEQLEAKALEELGVEPAGLIADFGPGQLVPPSLPAEGEELPDDPEHPRNQPRPFHRAEQEKRLRSAERAYQQLGKVNPLALEEFAALEERHKFLSEQLEDLKKTRIDLLQVVKEVDERVEQVFSEAFRDTAREFEGVFGRLFPGGDGRLVLTDPGNMLTTGVDVEARPPGKKVKRLSLLSGGERSLTAVAMLVSIFKARPSPFYVMDEVEAALDDTNLQRLIRIMEELQEASQLIVITHQKRTMEVADALYGVSMQGDGVSKVISQRLR, encoded by the coding sequence GTGCACCTCAAGGCCCTGACCCTGCGTGGGTTCAAATCGTTCGCCTCGGCGACCACCCTGCGGTTCGAGCCGGGCATCACGTGTGTCGTGGGGCCCAACGGCTCGGGCAAGTCCAACGTCGTGGACGCCCTCAGCTGGGTCATGGGCGAGCAGGGCGCCAAGTCGCTGCGCGGCGGCAAGATGGAGGACGTCATCTTCGCCGGCACCACCGGGCGGCCCCCGCTCGGCCGTGCCGAGGTCTCGCTGACGATCGACAACTCCGACGGCGCGCTGCCCATCGAGTACGCCGAGGTCACCATCACGCGGATCATGTTCCGCAACGGCGGCAGCGAGTACCAGATCAACGGTGACACGTGCCGGTTGCTGGACATCCAGGAGCTGTTGTCCGACTCCGGCATCGGCCGCGAGATGCACGTCATCGTCGGCCAGGGCCAGCTCGACTCCGTTCTGCACGCCGACCCGATGGGCCGGCGCGCCTTCATCGAGGAGGCCGCGGGCGTCCTCAAGCACCGCAAGCGCAAGGAGAAGGCGCTGCGGAAGCTGGAGGCGATGAAGGCCAACCTCGCGCGCGTGCAGGACCTCACGGACGAGCTGCGCCGCCAGTTGAAGCCGCTCGGACGGCAGGCGGCCGTCGCGCGCCGGGCCGCCGTGATCCAGGCCGACCTGCGGGACGCCCGCCTCCGGCTGCTCGCCGACGACCTCGTACGACTGAGGGGCGCGCTCCGGGCCGAGGTGGCCGACGAGGCCGCGCTCAAGGAGCGCAAGGAAGCCGCCGAGGCCGAGTTGAAGAAGGCCCTGCAGCAGGAGGCGCTGCTGGAGGACGAAGTACGTCGGCTCGCCCCGCGCCTCCAGCGGGCCCAGCAGACCTGGTACGAACTGTCGCAGCTGGCCGAGCGGGTGCGCGGGACGGTCTCGCTGGCGGACGCCCGGGTGAAGAGCGCCACCGCCCAGCCGCCGGAGGAGCGGCGCGGACGCGATCCCGAGGACATGGAGCGCGAGGCCGCGCGGGTGCGTGAGCAGGAGGCCGAGCTCGAAGCGGCCCTGGAGGCGGCCGAGCACGCGCTGGAGGACACGGTCGAGCACCGGGCCGAGCTGGAGCGCGAGCTGGCGGTGGAGGAACGGCGCCTGAAGGACGTGGCCCGGGCCATCGCCGACCGCCGCGAGGGGCTGGCCCGGCTGAACGGGCAGGTCAACGCGGCCCGTTCGCGTGCCGCCTCCGCCCAGTCCGAGATCGACCGGCTGGCCGCCGCCCGCGACGAGGCCGAGGACCGCGCGGTCGCCGCCCAGGAGGAGTACGAGCAGCTCAAGGCGGAGGTCGACGGTCTGGACGCGGGCGACGAGGAACTCGCCGCACGGCACGAGGCGGCCAGGAGCGCCCTCGCCGACGCCGAGTCCGCGCTGACCGCGGCGCGTGAGGCGGTCACCTCGGCCGAGCGCAGGCGCGCGGCCACGCACGCCCGCCGCGAGGCCCTGGCCCTGGGCCTGCGCCGCAAGGACGGTTCCGGGGCGCTGCTCGCGGCGAAGGACCGGCTGTCGGGCCTCCTCGGTCCCGCGGCCGGACTGCTCTCGGTCACCCCCGGCCACGAGGTCGCGGTGGCGGCAGCCTTCGGCGCCGCGGCGGACGCGATCGCGGTGACCACGCCCGCTTCGGCGGCGGAGGCCATCCGCATGCTCCGCAAGCAGGACGCCGGGCGGGCGGCGCTCCTGCTGGCGGGAGCCCCCGAGCCGACGGACGCGCCGGGAGGTCCGGCCTCCTCGACCGCCGACGGGACCGGGCACGCTCCGGCGCCGGACGCGCTCGCGGGGAGCCGAGGGTCCGGCGGCGTACGCGGAGACGGCGCCGGGGGCGAGGACGGACGCGGGGGCGAGGTCGGCGGAGGAGCCGGAAGGCTGTCCGGTGAGGGAGTCGGCGCGAGGTACTCGGGGGCCGCTCCCGACGACGTCGGCACCGCCGGCGTACATGGGCAGGCGCGTGCGGACGGTCCGCCGTTCGCCGCCGATCTCGTCCGCGGCCCCTCGGACCTGATGCCTGCCGTACGTCGGCTGCTGCGGGGCATTGTCGTGGTCGGCACACTCGAGGACGCCGAGGACCTCGTCTACGCGCGGCCCTGGCTGACCGCGGTGACCGCGGAGGGGGATCTGCTCGGGGCGCACTTCGCACAGGGCGGTTCCGCCGGGGCGCCCAGTCTGCTCGAAGTGCAGGCCTCCGTCGACGAGGCGGCTGCCGAGCTCGCCGAACTGGGCGTGCTGTGCGAGGAGTTGGCCGGGGCCCAGCGTCGCGCCACCGAGCTGCGCGGGGAACGGGTCGCTCTCGTCGAGGAGTTGGGCGAGCGGCGCCGGGCCGGCGAACGGGAACGGTCCCAGGTCGCCCAGCAGCTCGGACGGTTGGCGGGGCAGGCGCGGGGCGCGGCGGGAGAGGCCGAGCGGAGCGCCGCCGCGGCCGCACGGGCCCAGGAAGCTCTCGACCGGGCCGTCGAAGAGGCGCAGGAGCTGGCCGAACGGCTCGCCGTCGCCGAGGAGATGCCGGTGGAGGAGGAGCCCGACACCTCCGTACGGGACCGGCTCGCGGCCGACGGCGCCAACGCGCGGCAGACCGAGATGGAGGCCAGGCTCCAGGCGCGTACGCACGAGGAACGGGTCAAGGGCCTTGCCGGGCGGGCCGATTCGCTCGACCGGGCCGCGCGCGCCGAACGCGAAGCGCGGGCGCGGGCCGAGCAGCGCCGGGCGCGGCTGCGGCACGAGGCCGCCGTCGCCGAGGCCGTCGCCGCGGGCGCCCGGCAGTTGCTCACCCACGTGGAGGTCTCGCTCGGCCGCGCGGACGAGGAGCGCACGGCTGCGGAGAGCGCCAAGGCGCGACGGGAGCAGGACCTCGTCGTCGCCCGGAACCAGGGCCGCGACCTCAAGGCCGAGCTCGACAAGCTCACGGACTCGGTGCACCGCGGTGAGGTGCTCGGGGCCGAGAAACGGCTGCGGATCGAGCAGTTGGAGGCCAAGGCGCTCGAAGAGCTGGGCGTCGAACCGGCCGGACTGATCGCGGACTTCGGGCCCGGACAGCTCGTACCGCCCTCCCTGCCCGCCGAGGGCGAGGAGCTGCCGGACGACCCGGAGCATCCGCGCAACCAGCCCCGCCCGTTCCATCGGGCCGAGCAGGAGAAGCGGCTCAGGTCCGCCGAGCGGGCCTACCAGCAGCTGGGCAAGGTCAATCCGCTCGCGCTGGAGGAGTTCGCCGCGCTGGAGGAGCGCCACAAGTTCCTCAGTGAGCAGCTGGAGGACCTGAAGAAGACGCGGATCGACCTTCTGCAGGTGGTGAAGGAGGTCGACGAGCGGGTCGAGCAGGTCTTCAGCGAGGCCTTCCGGGACACGGCGCGGGAGTTCGAGGGGGTCTTCGGCCGGCTGTTCCCGGGCGGGGACGGACGGCTGGTCCTGACCGATCCCGGCAACATGCTCACCACGGGCGTCGATGTCGAGGCGCGGCCGCCCGGGAAGAAGGTCAAGCGGCTCTCGTTGCTCTCCGGCGGGGAGCGGTCGCTGACGGCCGTCGCGATGCTCGTGTCGATCTTCAAGGCGCGGCCCAGTCCGTTCTATGTGATGGACGAGGTCGAGGCGGCGCTCGACGACACCAACCTGCAGCGGCTGATCCGGATCATGGAGGAGCTGCAGGAGGCGTCGCAGCTGATCGTGATCACGCACCAGAAGCGGACGATGGAGGTCGCCGACGCGCTGTACGGCGTGTCCATGCAGGGCGACGGGGTGTCGAAGGTCATCAGCCAGCGGCTTCGCTGA
- a CDS encoding acylphosphatase: MNEDVRLVAWVRGRVQGVGFRWYTRARALEIGGLSGFALNLEDGRVQVVAEGPRSGCQGLLDWLAGDDTPGRVDGVTEIWDTPRGGYEGFAIR; encoded by the coding sequence ATGAACGAGGATGTAAGGCTGGTCGCCTGGGTACGCGGACGGGTGCAGGGTGTGGGTTTCCGCTGGTACACGCGAGCCAGGGCCCTGGAGATCGGCGGCCTGAGTGGTTTTGCTCTCAATTTGGAGGACGGACGGGTCCAGGTGGTCGCGGAGGGCCCCCGAAGTGGGTGCCAGGGGCTGCTCGACTGGCTGGCCGGAGACGACACGCCGGGCCGCGTCGACGGAGTCACTGAGATCTGGGACACGCCCCGGGGCGGCTACGAGGGCTTCGCCATCCGGTGA
- a CDS encoding CAP domain-containing protein, translated as MGRHRRSAAGRAATGRATGVTQTYDTYTGGYATDGSGHDAGLGDYATAGDHRTAGDYLTGGPYSTAGMYDSPGGIHETGDVYAKSDAYLFEPDDASAHGADGYAPDRGARRGQRRRRKGVTPVRTGLLGVSAAVAMGAVAVASGLIPGSDSLSIGGGADKVRAQDTPSDVETQGGTDGTADDRADSGTSRDLERSASPSVSPTKAPEKTEKKKPSAKPSTKAPVKDSKTESAAKAPAAKAPDTTPSKAASTVSNAEAQVLSLVNQERAKAGCSPVTASGPLAALAEAFSEDMAARGFFDHTDPDGASPWDRAEKAGISDLGGENIARGQADAAAVMEAWMNSPGHRANILNCDFKTLGVGAHFASGGPWWTQAFGY; from the coding sequence ATGGGACGCCACCGACGCTCCGCCGCCGGCCGCGCCGCCACAGGCCGCGCCACCGGGGTCACGCAAACGTACGACACGTACACGGGCGGTTACGCGACGGACGGCTCGGGCCACGACGCGGGCCTGGGCGACTACGCCACCGCGGGCGACCACCGCACCGCAGGGGACTACCTGACCGGCGGTCCGTACTCGACCGCGGGGATGTACGACTCGCCGGGCGGCATACACGAGACGGGCGACGTCTACGCGAAGAGCGACGCCTACCTCTTCGAGCCGGACGACGCCTCCGCCCACGGTGCGGACGGTTACGCCCCCGACCGCGGCGCCCGGCGCGGCCAGCGCCGTCGCAGGAAGGGCGTGACGCCCGTCCGTACCGGCCTGCTCGGTGTCTCGGCGGCCGTCGCGATGGGTGCCGTCGCCGTGGCCTCCGGGCTGATCCCGGGCAGCGACAGCCTCTCGATCGGCGGCGGCGCGGACAAGGTACGCGCCCAGGACACTCCGAGCGACGTGGAGACCCAGGGCGGCACGGACGGCACCGCGGACGACCGCGCGGACTCGGGCACGAGCCGCGACCTGGAGCGCTCCGCGTCCCCGTCGGTCTCGCCGACGAAGGCCCCGGAGAAGACCGAGAAGAAGAAGCCCTCGGCGAAGCCGTCGACCAAGGCCCCGGTCAAGGACTCGAAGACGGAGTCGGCCGCGAAGGCTCCGGCGGCGAAGGCGCCCGACACCACACCGTCGAAGGCCGCGTCCACGGTCTCCAACGCCGAAGCCCAGGTCCTGTCGCTGGTCAACCAGGAGCGGGCCAAGGCCGGCTGCAGCCCGGTGACCGCGTCCGGCCCGCTGGCCGCGCTGGCCGAGGCCTTCAGCGAGGACATGGCCGCGCGGGGCTTCTTCGACCACACGGACCCGGACGGTGCCTCGCCCTGGGACCGCGCGGAGAAGGCCGGCATCTCGGACCTCGGCGGAGAGAACATCGCCCGCGGCCAGGCCGACGCCGCCGCGGTGATGGAGGCCTGGATGAACAGCCCCGGCCACCGCGCGAACATCCTGAACTGCGACTTCAAGACCCTGGGCGTAGGCGCGCACTTCGCGTCGGGCGGCCCCTGGTGGACGCAGGCCTTCGGCTACTAG
- a CDS encoding winged helix-turn-helix transcriptional regulator, whose amino-acid sequence MDLTDRPDLAFDVFSRACPSRGTLEHVTGRWGALTLGALYEGSLRFNELRRRVDGVSEKMLSQTLHALERDGLVHREAQPTNPPRVDYELTPLGREVAGRLLALIHFVEGRMADVLGARERYDTARGGR is encoded by the coding sequence ATGGACCTCACGGATCGGCCCGACCTCGCGTTCGACGTGTTCTCCAGGGCGTGCCCGTCCCGGGGCACCCTTGAGCACGTCACGGGGCGCTGGGGCGCGCTCACGCTGGGAGCGCTGTACGAGGGCTCGCTGCGCTTCAACGAACTGCGTCGGCGCGTGGACGGCGTGAGCGAGAAGATGCTCTCCCAGACGCTGCACGCGCTGGAGCGCGACGGGCTGGTGCACCGGGAGGCACAGCCGACGAACCCGCCGCGGGTGGACTACGAGCTGACGCCGCTCGGCCGCGAGGTCGCCGGGCGGCTGCTGGCCCTCATCCACTTCGTGGAGGGGCGCATGGCGGACGTGCTCGGGGCGCGTGAGCGCTACGACACCGCGCGCGGCGGACGCTGA
- the mutM gene encoding bifunctional DNA-formamidopyrimidine glycosylase/DNA-(apurinic or apyrimidinic site) lyase, producing the protein MPELPEVEVVRRGLERWVSGRIVADVQVLHPRAVRRHIAGGEDFGARLKGHRVGLVQRRGKYLWLPLADSATAVLAHLGMSGQLLVQPQDAADEKHLRIRVRFADDLATELRFVDQRTFGGLSLHETSSDGLPDVIAHIARDPLDPLFDDDAFHEALRRRRTTVKRALLDQSLISGVGNIYADEALWRARLHYERPTTGFTRPRTAELLGHVRDVMNAALAVGGTSFDSLYVNVNGESGYFDRSLDAYGREGEPCRRCGTVMRRRPWMNRSSYFCPRCQRPPRAVS; encoded by the coding sequence GTGCCCGAACTGCCCGAGGTCGAGGTCGTACGGCGGGGCCTCGAACGATGGGTCAGCGGCCGGATCGTCGCGGACGTCCAGGTGCTGCACCCCCGCGCGGTACGCCGGCACATCGCCGGCGGCGAGGATTTCGGAGCCCGGCTGAAGGGCCACCGCGTCGGACTGGTCCAGCGCCGCGGCAAGTATCTCTGGCTGCCGCTCGCGGACTCCGCGACCGCCGTGCTCGCACACCTCGGGATGAGCGGACAACTCCTCGTCCAGCCGCAGGACGCCGCCGACGAGAAGCACCTGCGCATCCGCGTCCGGTTCGCGGACGACCTCGCCACGGAACTCCGCTTCGTCGACCAACGCACCTTCGGCGGGCTCTCGTTGCACGAGACGTCGTCGGACGGGCTGCCCGACGTCATCGCGCACATCGCCCGCGACCCCCTGGACCCCTTGTTCGACGACGACGCGTTCCACGAAGCGCTGCGACGCCGGCGCACGACCGTCAAACGCGCCCTGCTCGACCAGTCGTTGATCAGCGGTGTCGGCAACATCTACGCGGACGAGGCACTGTGGCGTGCGCGGCTCCACTACGAGCGCCCCACCACCGGGTTCACACGCCCGCGCACGGCCGAACTCCTGGGCCACGTACGGGATGTGATGAACGCGGCCCTCGCCGTCGGCGGCACCAGCTTCGACAGCCTCTACGTCAACGTGAACGGGGAGTCGGGCTACTTCGACCGCTCGCTCGACGCATACGGCCGCGAGGGGGAGCCGTGCCGGCGCTGCGGCACCGTGATGCGGCGCAGGCCCTGGATGAACCGGTCCAGCTACTTCTGTCCGCGCTGTCAGCGTCCGCCGCGCGCGGTGTCGTAG
- the rnc gene encoding ribonuclease III — MRGTVSSPKKADDAKADVNAKKKAENTASSHTLLEGRLGYKLESALLVRALTHRSYAYENGGLPTNERLEFLGDSVLGLVVTDTLYRTHPDLPEGQLAKLRAAVVNSRALAEVGRELDLGSFIRLGRGEEGTGGRDKASILADTLEAVIGAVYLDQGLESAGELVHRLFDPLIEKSSNLGAGLDWKTSLQELTATEGLGVPEYLVTETGPDHEKTFTAAARVGGVSYGTGTGRSKKEAEQQAAESAWRAIRSAADERAAAAAAAEAQAPTVAEPVEPVEDEAVDASSPAASDPASA; from the coding sequence GTGAGAGGCACTGTGTCCAGCCCCAAGAAGGCAGACGACGCCAAGGCGGACGTCAACGCCAAGAAAAAGGCGGAGAACACAGCCTCGTCCCACACGCTTCTGGAAGGGCGGCTCGGGTACAAGCTCGAGTCCGCCCTTCTGGTGCGTGCACTGACCCACCGTTCGTACGCGTACGAGAACGGCGGTCTGCCGACCAACGAGCGCCTGGAGTTCCTCGGGGACTCCGTGCTCGGCCTCGTGGTCACGGACACGCTGTACCGCACCCACCCCGACCTGCCCGAAGGCCAGCTGGCCAAGTTGCGGGCCGCGGTGGTCAACTCGCGTGCGCTTGCGGAGGTGGGCCGTGAGCTCGACCTCGGCTCCTTCATCCGGCTCGGCCGGGGCGAAGAGGGCACGGGCGGCCGGGACAAGGCGTCCATCCTCGCCGACACCCTTGAAGCGGTGATCGGCGCTGTCTATCTCGACCAGGGTCTGGAATCGGCGGGCGAACTCGTCCACCGTCTCTTCGACCCGCTGATCGAGAAATCCTCGAATCTGGGCGCGGGCCTGGACTGGAAGACCAGTCTCCAGGAGCTCACGGCGACCGAAGGGCTCGGTGTTCCCGAGTACCTGGTCACCGAGACCGGCCCGGACCACGAGAAGACCTTCACAGCTGCTGCCCGCGTCGGAGGCGTCTCGTACGGCACCGGCACCGGCCGCAGCAAGAAGGAGGCCGAGCAGCAGGCCGCGGAGTCCGCCTGGCGGGCCATCCGCTCCGCCGCGGACGAGCGGGCCGCTGCTGCGGCAGCCGCCGAGGCTCAGGCCCCGACGGTTGCAGAGCCGGTCGAGCCGGTCGAGGACGAGGCGGTCGACGCCTCCTCACCGGCGGCGTCCGACCCGGCTTCGGCCTGA
- the rpmF gene encoding 50S ribosomal protein L32 codes for MAVPKRKMSRSNTRHRRSQWKAAVPTLVACERCHEPKLQHIACPACGTYNKRQVLEV; via the coding sequence GTGGCTGTTCCGAAGCGGAAGATGTCGCGCAGCAACACGCGCCACCGCCGGTCGCAGTGGAAGGCTGCGGTCCCCACCCTGGTTGCGTGCGAGCGCTGCCACGAGCCCAAGCTGCAGCACATCGCGTGCCCTGCTTGCGGCACCTACAACAAGCGCCAGGTCCTCGAGGTCTGA
- a CDS encoding YceD family protein produces the protein MNARLDHRNPLVFDTHELGRRPGALQRLTREIDTPKDFGIQGVIGVPEGAPLKLELRLESVMEGVLVTGTARALAKGECVRCLEPIEQQLETDFQEMFSYPDADDRGRVKAEPADDAEEDEDTLFIEDGLFDLEPVLRDAVVLALPMQPVCQDDCPGLCSQCGARLADDPDHHHDAVDIRWAALQGLAGSLEDGEKDEISGAEAGVDEKQEK, from the coding sequence CTGAACGCCCGCCTCGACCACCGCAACCCTCTCGTGTTCGACACACACGAGCTGGGGCGGCGTCCCGGTGCGCTGCAGCGCCTGACCCGTGAGATCGACACTCCCAAGGACTTCGGTATCCAGGGAGTCATCGGAGTGCCGGAAGGCGCGCCGCTGAAGCTCGAGCTCCGTCTTGAGTCGGTCATGGAAGGGGTGCTTGTCACAGGCACCGCCCGTGCACTGGCCAAGGGGGAGTGCGTAAGGTGTCTGGAGCCGATCGAGCAGCAGCTCGAAACGGATTTCCAGGAGATGTTCTCGTACCCTGACGCCGACGACCGGGGCCGTGTGAAAGCGGAGCCGGCCGACGACGCCGAGGAAGACGAGGACACGCTCTTCATCGAGGACGGTTTGTTCGACCTCGAACCAGTGCTGCGTGATGCGGTGGTGCTCGCACTGCCGATGCAGCCGGTGTGCCAGGACGACTGCCCGGGCCTGTGCTCCCAGTGCGGAGCCCGGCTCGCGGACGACCCGGACCACCACCATGACGCCGTCGACATCCGTTGGGCGGCACTGCAGGGACTCGCCGGTTCACTCGAAGATGGCGAGAAGGACGAGATCAGCGGCGCCGAAGCAGGCGTCGACGAGAAGCAGGAGAAGTAG
- a CDS encoding ATP synthase F0 subunit B, with the protein MDVQKKLDEIVSAVGSARSMPMSASCVVNRAELLSLLEEVRQALPGSLAQAQELIGGREQMVEQARLEAERIIESAHAERGSLISDTEVARRSQSEAERILAEARKEAEDVRAEADEYVDSKLANFEVVLTKTLGSVGRGREKLLGTGPGTDERGYEDEDAPERSHDPETLRRNADEYVDVKLGAFEAVLAKTLDAVGRGRQKLHGRIASDDLGELGAFGEDGTTGHTTDAEYLEGLAEIPERSARVQPAARPQPPAVPAQQQYAQQDAYAYQQQATDPYGYQQQYAQQDGYGYQQADPYAAYPQQGYDQQAPYDQGQQQGYAPAPQTPQAQGNTLDETSLFDTTMISAEQLRAYEQGR; encoded by the coding sequence GTGGACGTGCAGAAGAAGCTCGATGAGATCGTCTCGGCGGTCGGCAGCGCCCGTTCCATGCCCATGTCGGCCTCGTGCGTGGTCAACCGCGCCGAGCTCCTCTCCCTGCTCGAAGAGGTGCGCCAGGCACTGCCGGGCTCTCTCGCCCAGGCCCAGGAGCTGATCGGCGGCCGCGAGCAGATGGTCGAGCAGGCCCGCCTGGAGGCCGAGCGGATCATCGAGTCCGCGCACGCCGAGCGCGGTTCGCTGATCTCCGACACCGAGGTCGCCCGCCGCTCGCAGAGCGAGGCCGAGCGGATCCTCGCCGAGGCCCGCAAGGAGGCCGAGGATGTCCGGGCCGAGGCCGACGAGTACGTCGACTCCAAGCTCGCCAACTTCGAGGTCGTCCTCACCAAGACCCTCGGCTCGGTCGGCCGGGGCCGCGAGAAGCTCCTCGGCACCGGACCCGGCACCGACGAGCGGGGCTACGAGGACGAGGACGCCCCCGAGCGCAGCCACGACCCGGAGACCCTGCGCCGCAACGCCGACGAATACGTCGACGTCAAGCTCGGCGCCTTCGAGGCCGTCCTCGCCAAGACCCTGGACGCCGTCGGCCGCGGCCGCCAGAAGCTGCACGGCAGGATCGCCAGCGACGACCTGGGCGAGCTCGGCGCCTTCGGGGAGGACGGGACGACGGGGCACACCACCGACGCCGAGTACCTGGAGGGCCTCGCGGAGATCCCCGAGCGGTCCGCCCGGGTCCAGCCCGCCGCCCGGCCCCAGCCCCCGGCGGTCCCGGCCCAGCAGCAGTACGCGCAGCAGGACGCCTACGCCTACCAGCAGCAGGCCACCGACCCCTATGGCTACCAGCAGCAGTACGCGCAGCAGGACGGGTACGGCTACCAGCAGGCCGACCCGTACGCCGCCTACCCGCAGCAGGGTTACGACCAGCAGGCCCCGTACGACCAGGGCCAGCAGCAGGGCTACGCGCCGGCCCCCCAGACGCCCCAGGCGCAGGGGAACACGCTCGACGAGACCAGCCTCTTCGACACCACCATGATCAGTGCGGAGCAGCTGAGAGCGTACGAACAGGGCCGCTGA
- the coaD gene encoding pantetheine-phosphate adenylyltransferase, with protein sequence MRRAVCPGSFDPITNGHLDIIARASKLYDVVHVAVMINQSKKGLFEIEERIDLIRQVTAEFGNVEVEAFHGLLVDFCKERDIPAIVKGLRAVSDFDYELQMAQMNNGLSGVETLFVPTNPTYSFLSSSLVKEVATWGGDVSHLVPPLVLEALSERLRKD encoded by the coding sequence GTGCGCCGCGCCGTCTGTCCCGGGTCGTTCGACCCGATTACCAACGGACATCTCGACATCATCGCCCGAGCCTCCAAGCTGTACGACGTCGTGCACGTCGCGGTGATGATCAACCAGTCCAAGAAGGGCCTCTTCGAGATCGAGGAGCGGATCGACCTGATCCGTCAGGTCACCGCCGAATTCGGGAACGTCGAGGTGGAGGCCTTCCACGGCCTTCTCGTCGACTTCTGCAAGGAGCGCGACATCCCGGCCATCGTCAAGGGGCTGCGGGCGGTCAGCGACTTCGACTACGAGCTGCAGATGGCCCAGATGAACAACGGCCTCTCGGGTGTCGAGACCCTCTTCGTCCCGACCAACCCCACCTACAGCTTCCTCTCCTCCTCGTTGGTCAAGGAGGTCGCGACCTGGGGCGGAGACGTCTCCCACCTGGTGCCGCCGCTGGTCCTCGAAGCGCTCTCCGAGCGCCTCAGGAAGGACTGA